A genomic window from Gossypium hirsutum isolate 1008001.06 chromosome D10, Gossypium_hirsutum_v2.1, whole genome shotgun sequence includes:
- the LOC107915552 gene encoding protein IWS1 homolog 1 — protein sequence MEEETNNIREIVQHDFPKTNKRKLQKPSDLEEMWGWLNSDDQGQKDEQICRKSDTDAEIEAIFDKVKRRKKMEETSSRGIGLLVEKVMAQMEVAAEEDIELNIQNKPAIRKSWLDPLPDGSLPNATLRSSILNILTQVMPVDISLEDGREQLKKSGLGKVIMFLSKSDEETTANRKLAKHLVQNWCRTIFNKTTSYCNLRNSVIPRMKKPLMKQSTRVELREADLDLEGPRRPCSSGTASGSVSVPEPAPCVYEVNPLTNFKPEFARRYRRSREVRESECFERIEKKMSGLKKSNKKKTLQAPKSAVL from the exons ATGGAGGAAGAAACCAACAACATTCGTGAGATCGTGCAACACGATTTCCCTAAAACCAAcaagagaaagcttcaaaaacCGAGTGATCTGGAGGAGATGTGGGGTTGGCTTAACTCAGATGATCAAGGCCAAAAAGACGAACAAATCTGTCGTAAATCTGATACTGATGCAGAGATCGAGGCGATCTTCGATAAGGTTAAGAGAAGGAAGAAGATGGAGGAAACAAGTTCGCGGGGAATTGGATTACTTGTTGAGAAAGTAATGGCTCAAATGGAGGTTGCTGCCGAAGAAGACATTGAGCTTAACATCCAAAACAAACCCGCTATTAGAAAG AGTTGGCTCGACCCTCTTCCCGATGGAAGCTTACCAAACGCCACCCTTCGATCTTCCATTTTGAATATCTTAACTCAGGTGATGCCTGTTGATATCAGCTTAGAAGATGGAAGGGAGCAGTTGAAGAAGAGTGGGCTTGGTAAAGTCATTATGTTTCTTTCAAAATCAGACGAGGAAACCACTGCCAATCGAAAACTTGCCAAGCATTTGGTCCAAAACTGGTGTCGAACCATATTCAACAAGACTACAAGCTACTGTAACCTCAGAAACAGCGTAATTCCAAGGATGAAGAAGCCATTAATGAAGCAATCAACAAGGGTAGAATTGAGGGAGGCAGATTTAGATTTGGAAGGTCCTCGCAGGCCATGTTCATCAGGAACAGCAAGCGGGTCTGTGTCAGTGCCTGAACCAGCACCGTGCGTTTATGAGGTGAACCCTCTAACAAATTTCAAACCAGAGTTTGCAAGACGTTATCGGAGATCTAGAGAAGTGAGAGAAAGCGAGTGTTTTGAAAGGATAGAGAAGAAGATGAGTGGATTGAAAAAATCGAATAAGAAGAAGACTCTGCAAGCTCCAAAATCTGCTGTTTTGTAG